Proteins encoded together in one Deltaproteobacteria bacterium window:
- a CDS encoding nucleotidyl transferase AbiEii/AbiGii toxin family protein, with amino-acid sequence MEKLDLSEWVMRSENSDDTAFRQAVHVLILAISQSDSLKTRMIFHGGLLLAIRFKGIRHTKDVDFVTADHRNQIDVEDFIGRLNEEIAVAGETLTYGLDCKIQSHRVKPPGENRNFQTIKIKMGYAYKGTPAHRRLIKRECPTVLEIDYSFNEVNQRIDTIQLVDGGKLQVYSLPDIVAEKFRAMIQQKTRNRQRRQDAFDIYWLLKNGYLED; translated from the coding sequence ATGGAAAAGCTTGATCTTTCCGAATGGGTGATGCGGAGCGAAAATTCTGACGATACTGCATTCCGGCAGGCTGTGCATGTCCTGATCCTTGCCATCTCCCAATCCGATTCATTAAAGACAAGAATGATTTTTCATGGAGGTCTGCTCCTGGCGATTCGATTTAAGGGTATCAGACACACCAAGGACGTTGATTTTGTGACGGCAGATCATCGTAATCAGATTGATGTTGAAGATTTTATCGGCCGTTTGAATGAAGAGATTGCTGTTGCCGGTGAAACTCTTACCTACGGCCTGGATTGTAAAATTCAATCGCACCGTGTAAAACCACCCGGAGAAAACAGGAACTTTCAGACCATAAAAATCAAGATGGGTTATGCTTATAAAGGTACTCCCGCGCATCGGAGATTGATAAAACGAGAATGTCCTACAGTGCTTGAAATAGATTATAGCTTCAATGAGGTAAATCAACGAATTGATACAATCCAATTAGTCGATGGAGGTAAATTACAGGTTTACAGCCTGCCGGACATCGTTGCTGAAAAATTTCGTGCGATGATTCAACAAAAAACACGCAACAGACAAAGAAGACAGGACGCCTTTGACATCTACTGGTTATTAAAGAACGGTTATCTGGAAGAC